The nucleotide window ATTCTAAAATCTGAGATTTCATATATACAGATACTACAATCTACAATATCTGCACAACCTGAGGCACAATTTCCTCTCGGATGCCAGTCGTACGGTCGTAGACTTCAGAGAGCGCACCCGTCTTGCTGCTGAGACTTCCACAATAGCTCACCGTCAATCTGAGTCCTGCTTGTCCAAGATATATACATACGATGATACAATCCATATTCCATTGTTAGACGAGAAAATGTTCGTGGGGATAGATTAGCAGTTAGCTTCTGGTCAGTCGTATGAAGGCATTTGCATCAGATGTTCATGGAGTTTACTGAATTCTAATAACATGAGCGGGAATATCTGGCCGTACTAGCTCATTATCTTCGTCAGATGTTGAACGATATAAAGTCGCTGGTGTCTGAAAAATAACACGGAAGGGAAACATTATGATCGTGCTGGAAAATGTTTAACGTCCAAAGATGGTATGAGCAATTAGGAAATTCCATTCAATATCAATAAGTTCGACTTTCAAGTTGGatcaaaagtgaaaaaaatggcGCGAATTGCTAAACCTGATCAATATCGACTTAATAGAAGATGTACTCTTCATACGTTATGGGGTTCAAACTAGCAAGAACGTTACACGAGAGGCAAGAGCAAGACCCAAACAACCTATTTGACGTTTCAACTTATTAGAAGATGCACTCTTCATACGACTGATGATGGGTTCGAAACAGCAAAAGAAATCTTCCCACAAGGTAGTACAATCACAAATAATATAGTtaccaaatgatgtaaaagGCATAACTACTGAGGGGGAAATGTTCGGATATAGAATGGAAGCCGAATGAGGGTAGATCAATAACGAGAATCATGGGTCAGCCTAGTTTTTGAGGGATTTTCATTCACTCTTGTGACAATAGTTGGATTCTCACCACGTACAGGAAGGATTTATTCATTTCCCTCTTGCATGTAGGGATTCTTTAATCTACCCCAAATAAAAAAGGGAAGTTCAATAGAAATTTTAAATCCTTCACTAACCTGTCGATGCCTCCGATGATTGCGAATGATACTGCATGCTTTAAGCATGACAAACATAGGCAGCACAATCCCAATGGTCCTCAACATCAATAGCTGCAAGTGGTTTAAGCAACTTAAAACGTTGAACGATATAACGAGATTTCCATGAATGCATCTTAAAGCTAACTGAAGGTAACTTACTGTGTACAAGGTAAAAGAATATTCTCCAGCTCCGTCCATAACGATAGGAAGAGTATGACGTAGAACAATCATCACCAAGAACTGCTCACAATAAACAAAAGCGAAGTATATCATTTATCGACAATGTTCTCGGCTTGCAGAGACATTGCTAACATTGGTAGAAGGAAGAATCGAGACGACATATGAGCTATTAGAAGAAGCCAATACAAGTCATGAAAAACCATATTTTgtgcaacaacaatgtcaaagcttaATCCCAAAAAATTGAAGTCGGTCACATGAACCAATAGATCAGTTCCAATAGTCGTTCACATaaattcttcttctccattcatcaCAATTATCTACCATTTTAACCTCTAAGTCTAAATCTTTCATATCCTTTTTCAATCTTTCCCTCCAAGTCATCTTCGGTCTTCCTCACCCTATTTTCAAGTCCCTGAGTCCCAATGTTCAATCTTTCTTACAGGTCCACTAATACCCCACCTTATATCCTCATTTGGAATCTTACGTTTCATATTTCCGCTACTCTTATCTTCCTACCATGATCCTTTCTAAAATCCCAATCTTTTGCCATATGTTATCAATTGGAATCCTTAAAGAAACTTCTTATACGGTAATCAAACATCCCCTATCTAAGGGAATTCCCCAGATAATTCAAAACTCATTCACAAAATCAAGCTCTTAGAGTCGGACCTGGGGGCAGGGAGTATTTGTGTACTAAACAGAACATAACAAAGCATTTGTCAAACATACATATTTGTTCTTCTTACATTCCAAAATGGATTACTTGCGTATTAGCGTAAAAAAACTCTGAATTCAAACACACATATGCGCAActataaataaagagaaaaacaaGGAAGGAGTGCAAGAGATTACTATTATTGTAACAACCCGGCAACAGATTATGCTTGCAGTGGGAGCCGTATAATCATCCAGCCTATGATCAAAGAAAGTTTCAGCAGCAACTAATGACGGATGATCATATTGATTACGGCTCGCAAATTCCCAAGGTTCCCTGCAAAAGTTCCAAGAAATGTCAAGTTTCTGACATAATCTTAGAGACAGACAAACAGAATTTCCTCCTGTGATGCGTGTATACGAAGATGAGAAGTACCTTAAAGGCACTGGAATGATAGCAAAGGGCAATCTAGGGGGTGGCACCGTATATCCAGGCTTGAATGGCTACAACCTCATCAAATTCAAAAGATTGTATAAGCAAATAATAAATCTCCGGTTAACACAAAATTGAACCATGAGGAAAACTGGGGTAGACTAAAGCAAACCTGAAGACATATTTCACAGATCGTGTTGCCTTTTTGATTGCACCACATTTGTACGCATCTACGATGAGCATACTGCAATGAATCAAAGTTATTAATATGATTATCCAATCGGGAAAACCAGAAAAACCAACATGAACGTTTATGTAAAAGCAATATAATCACTTTCATAATGGCTATATTATATTGGTTCATTTAATCACGTGCATTTCCGATTTATGTGAAGCTACGAGTGATGTTTGTTACCAAGGGTCAAttagaaacaacctctttgttatcgctaacaagggtaaggttgcatagCCTAGCTAGAAGTCACTTAATGGTGTTGGGGTGACGGAATGTTGTTGCTATATACACTTTCAGTCTTGCACAGGATATCATACTTCTATGATAGCCCTTACATTTCGTCTAAGCGGATCACTTACAAACATAAGTACTATAAATATTCTCTTTCGCTTTTAAGAGATAAATGTATTATAGTTGTATGTTCAATGGATCAATGCAGTAAATTAATATGTTTCAAACAAACCTTCAAGCTACCACAACAAGCGCAAGGCGCTTCCATGTTTGTGGATTCATCTTCATCATGGCAAATCCTACATAATGCTAGTTTTCGAAGGAAAAACCCACCATTCACATCCATTTTTTGAGATGAAAGCTGCACAGTTTCCATGCCTATGAAGCACCTTATTGTGAACACATTTTGGTATCAAAAGCACCTTCACAAATGAATCTCCAACCCAATTGCAATTTGCAATACCATTTGTTAAATAGAAACTATACTATTTTTTAGGAacaaattctaaaaataaggcCCTTCAATTATGTTATGACACTTCAACTACCATTACCAATTCTAGGTTATCTTCTCCATCAACATCACCAAAATTCCAATGCAAATCTACCCTGCATTGAAgtgtttaaacaaataagtgGGACAACAATAATTAACACCAAAACCCCACAAAGATTTGATCTTGGAGATGAACTAAGCTTGGGCAATCCATATTTCACATAATTGTGCAGTCCAAATACTCAAATTTCTTCAAAACTTAACCCAAGGTGAATGATACATACAATATGAGAAAAGAACCCATTTTATTAACATTACATTCCAAAAAAAGAAATGATTCTTGgagaaattttaagttttgcCAACCCATATTTCACATAATAGTCAATATACTCATATGTCTTCAAACTTAACCAAAGATGAATAATACatacatttatgagaaataaaCCCACTTTATGATCAaccaaagtaaaaaaaaacatatcacaaacaaatcaaactattaaaacaaTCAATTCACACAATCaaaaattccaacaaaaaaTCATATGAGAAATACCcacaagaaaaataataaataataattaaaaaaaacccataaagataacaaatttccattaaaaacccacaaaGAACCCACCTTTATTTCCTACCAAAAAATCATGAGAAAAATCCacttgaaaaataatatt belongs to Amaranthus tricolor cultivar Red isolate AtriRed21 chromosome 17, ASM2621246v1, whole genome shotgun sequence and includes:
- the LOC130804189 gene encoding uncharacterized protein LOC130804189; this encodes METVQLSSQKMDVNGGFFLRKLALCRICHDEDESTNMEAPCACCGSLKYAHRRCVQMWCNQKGNTICEICLQPFKPGYTVPPPRLPFAIIPVPLREPWEFASRNQYDHPSLVAAETFFDHRLDDYTAPTASIICCRVVTIIFLVMIVLRHTLPIVMDGAGEYSFTLYTLLMLRTIGIVLPMFVMLKACSIIRNHRRHRQTPATLYRSTSDEDNELVRPDIPAHVIRIQ